A window of Choloepus didactylus isolate mChoDid1 chromosome 23, mChoDid1.pri, whole genome shotgun sequence contains these coding sequences:
- the CRYBB3 gene encoding beta-crystallin B3 isoform X1 has protein sequence MGQLVASLLHPQEDSTGQGLGLGLGLGLRLDPDGMLRTLPFQVTVYELENFQGKQCELSAECPNLTDSLLEKVGSIQVESGPWLAFERRAFRGEQFVLEKGDYPRWDAWSNSHHSDSLLSLRPLHIDGPDHKLHLFENPAFSGRKMEIVDDDVPSLWAHGFQDRVASIQAISGTWVGYEFPGYRGCQYVFEQGEYRHWNEWDANQPRLQSVRRIRDQKWHKRGCFLSS, from the exons ATGGGGCAGCTGGTAGCTTCTCTTCTGCACCCCCAGGAGGACTCCACGGGgcaagggctggggctggggctggggcttggGCTGCGGCTGGACCCGGATGGGATGCTCAGGACGCTGCCCTTCCAGGTGACCGTGTACGAGCTGGAGAACTTCCAGGGCAAGCAGTGTGAGCTCTCGGCCGAGTGCCCCAACCTGACGGACAGCCTCCTGGAGAAGGTGGGATCCATCCAGGTGGAGTCGGGGCC gTGGCTGGCATTCGAGCGCAGGGCCTTCCGCGGGGAgcagtttgtcctggagaagggGGATTATCCGCGCTGGGATGCCTGGTCCAACAGCCATCACAGTGACAGCCTCCTGTCCCTCCGGCCTCTGCACATT GATGGTCCAGATCACAAGCTGCATCTGTTCGAGAACCCAGCTTTCAGCGGCCGCAAGATGGAGATAGTAGACGATGACGTGCCCAGCCTCTGGGCTCATGGCTTCCAGGACCGCGTGGCGAGCATCCAGGCCATCAGCGGGAC GTGGGTCGGCTACGAGTTCCCTGGGTACCGTGGGTGCCAGTACGTGTTCGAACAGGGAGAGTACCGCCACTGGAACGAGTGGGACGCCAACCAGCCACGGCTGCAGTCCGTGCGCCGCATCCGCGACCAGAAGTGGCACAAGCGAGGCTGCTTCCTCAGCAGCTGA
- the CRYBB3 gene encoding beta-crystallin B3 isoform X2: MAEQHAVPEQAATGKSPGGLEGSYKVTVYELENFQGKQCELSAECPNLTDSLLEKVGSIQVESGPWLAFERRAFRGEQFVLEKGDYPRWDAWSNSHHSDSLLSLRPLHIDGPDHKLHLFENPAFSGRKMEIVDDDVPSLWAHGFQDRVASIQAISGTWVGYEFPGYRGCQYVFEQGEYRHWNEWDANQPRLQSVRRIRDQKWHKRGCFLSS; encoded by the exons ATGGCGGAGCAGCATGCAGTGCCGGAGCAGGCTGCAACTGGCAAGAGTCCCGGAGGCCTTGAGGGCAGCTACAAG GTGACCGTGTACGAGCTGGAGAACTTCCAGGGCAAGCAGTGTGAGCTCTCGGCCGAGTGCCCCAACCTGACGGACAGCCTCCTGGAGAAGGTGGGATCCATCCAGGTGGAGTCGGGGCC gTGGCTGGCATTCGAGCGCAGGGCCTTCCGCGGGGAgcagtttgtcctggagaagggGGATTATCCGCGCTGGGATGCCTGGTCCAACAGCCATCACAGTGACAGCCTCCTGTCCCTCCGGCCTCTGCACATT GATGGTCCAGATCACAAGCTGCATCTGTTCGAGAACCCAGCTTTCAGCGGCCGCAAGATGGAGATAGTAGACGATGACGTGCCCAGCCTCTGGGCTCATGGCTTCCAGGACCGCGTGGCGAGCATCCAGGCCATCAGCGGGAC GTGGGTCGGCTACGAGTTCCCTGGGTACCGTGGGTGCCAGTACGTGTTCGAACAGGGAGAGTACCGCCACTGGAACGAGTGGGACGCCAACCAGCCACGGCTGCAGTCCGTGCGCCGCATCCGCGACCAGAAGTGGCACAAGCGAGGCTGCTTCCTCAGCAGCTGA